In the Streptomyces sp. NBC_00525 genome, one interval contains:
- the coaBC gene encoding bifunctional phosphopantothenoylcysteine decarboxylase/phosphopantothenate--cysteine ligase CoaBC translates to MDKPKVVLGVSGGIAAYKACELLRRLTESGHDVRVVPTASALNFVGAATWSALSGHPVSTEVWNDVHEVPHVRIGQHADLVVVAPATADTLARAAHGLADDLLTNTLLTARCPVVFAPAMHTEMWEHPATRENVATLRRRGAVVIEPAVGRLTGVDTGKGRLPDPGEIYEVCRRVLARGAAAPDLTGRHVVVSAGGTREPLDPVRFLGNRSSGKQGYALARTAVARGARVTLVEANTGLPDPSGADVVRVGTATQLREAVIEAARDADVVVMAAAVADFRPAEYATGKIKKKDGREPAPLALVRNPDILAEVAADRAVPGQLVVGFAAETDDVLAHGREKLRRKGCDLLVVNEVGERKTFGSEENEAVVLAADGTETPVPHGPKEALADVVWDLVAARLG, encoded by the coding sequence GTGGACAAGCCGAAGGTCGTTCTGGGGGTCAGCGGCGGCATCGCCGCGTACAAGGCGTGCGAGCTGCTGCGCCGGCTGACCGAGTCCGGCCACGACGTACGGGTCGTCCCCACCGCGTCCGCCCTGAACTTCGTCGGCGCGGCCACCTGGTCGGCGCTCTCCGGCCACCCCGTCTCCACCGAGGTCTGGAACGACGTCCACGAGGTGCCGCACGTCCGGATCGGCCAGCACGCCGACCTCGTCGTCGTCGCCCCCGCCACCGCCGACACGCTGGCCAGGGCCGCCCACGGCCTCGCCGACGACCTGCTCACCAACACCCTGCTCACCGCCCGCTGCCCGGTCGTCTTCGCCCCGGCCATGCACACCGAGATGTGGGAGCACCCGGCCACCCGGGAGAACGTCGCCACGCTGCGCCGCCGGGGCGCCGTCGTCATCGAACCCGCCGTGGGCCGGCTCACCGGCGTGGACACCGGCAAGGGCCGGCTCCCCGATCCGGGCGAGATCTACGAGGTCTGCCGCCGCGTCCTCGCCCGCGGCGCGGCCGCCCCCGACCTCACCGGCCGGCACGTGGTCGTCAGCGCCGGCGGGACGCGCGAACCCCTCGACCCCGTCCGCTTCCTCGGCAACCGCTCCTCCGGCAAGCAGGGCTACGCCCTCGCCCGCACCGCCGTCGCCCGGGGCGCCCGCGTCACCCTCGTCGAGGCCAACACCGGGCTGCCCGACCCGTCCGGCGCCGACGTCGTGCGCGTGGGGACCGCGACCCAGCTGCGCGAGGCCGTGATCGAGGCGGCACGGGACGCCGACGTCGTCGTCATGGCGGCCGCGGTCGCCGATTTCCGGCCTGCCGAATACGCCACCGGCAAGATCAAGAAGAAGGACGGCAGGGAACCGGCCCCCCTCGCGCTCGTCCGCAATCCGGACATCCTCGCCGAGGTCGCCGCCGACCGCGCCGTGCCCGGACAGCTCGTCGTCGGATTCGCCGCCGAGACCGACGACGTCCTGGCCCACGGCCGCGAGAAGCTCCGCCGCAAGGGCTGCGACCTGCTGGTGGTCAACGAGGTGGGGGAGCGCAAGACCTTCGGCTCCGAGGAGAACGAGGCCGTGGTGCTCGCCGCCGACGGCACCGAGACGCCGGTGCCCCACGGCCCCAAGGAGGCGCTCGCCGACGTCGTATGGGACCTGGTGGCCGCCCGCCTCGGATGA
- the gmk gene encoding guanylate kinase, with translation MAATSRGASPVPPDVRPRLTVLSGPSGVGKSTVVAHMRKVHPEVWLSVSATTRKPRPGERNGVHYFFVDDEEFDKLIANGELLEWAEFAGNRYGTPRRAVQERLEAGEPVLLEIDLQGARLVRQSMADAQLVFLAPPSWEELVRRLTGRGTEAPEVIERRLGAAKVELAAESEFDTTLVNTSVEDVARELLALMLEASGHRPGGE, from the coding sequence ATGGCTGCAACATCGCGGGGGGCGTCCCCCGTACCCCCGGACGTACGTCCGCGGCTGACCGTGCTCTCCGGCCCCTCGGGGGTCGGCAAGAGCACGGTCGTCGCACATATGCGCAAGGTTCACCCCGAGGTGTGGCTGTCGGTGTCGGCGACGACCCGCAAGCCGCGCCCCGGCGAACGCAACGGCGTCCACTACTTCTTCGTGGACGACGAGGAGTTCGACAAGCTGATCGCCAACGGCGAACTGCTGGAGTGGGCCGAGTTCGCCGGCAACCGCTACGGCACGCCGCGCCGCGCCGTGCAGGAGCGGCTGGAGGCGGGGGAGCCGGTGCTCCTGGAGATCGACCTCCAGGGCGCCCGGCTGGTCCGCCAGTCCATGGCGGACGCGCAGCTCGTCTTCCTCGCCCCGCCGAGCTGGGAGGAGCTGGTGCGCCGGCTCACCGGCCGGGGGACCGAGGCGCCCGAGGTGATCGAACGCCGGCTCGGCGCCGCCAAGGTCGAGCTGGCCGCCGAATCGGAGTTCGACACGACGCTCGTCAACACCTCCGTCGAGGACGTGGCACGTGAGCTGCTAGCCTTGATGCTGGAGGCTTCCGGCCACCGGCCCGGCGGCGAGTGA
- the rpoZ gene encoding DNA-directed RNA polymerase subunit omega translates to MSSSITTPEGIINPPIDELLEATDSKYSLVIYAAKRARQINAYYSQLGEGLLEYVGPLVDTHVHEKPLSIALREINAGLLTSEAIEGPAQ, encoded by the coding sequence GTGTCCTCTTCCATCACCACGCCCGAGGGCATCATCAACCCGCCGATTGATGAGCTCCTTGAGGCAACCGACTCGAAGTACAGCCTCGTGATCTACGCCGCCAAGCGCGCGCGCCAGATCAACGCGTACTACTCGCAGCTCGGTGAGGGCCTTCTCGAGTACGTCGGTCCGCTCGTCGACACCCACGTGCACGAGAAGCCGCTCTCGATCGCGCTCCGCGAGATCAACGCCGGCCTGCTCACGTCCGAGGCCATCGAGGGCCCCGCGCAGTAA
- the metK gene encoding methionine adenosyltransferase has product MSRRLFTSESVTEGHPDKIADQISDTILDALLREDPSSRVAVETLITTGLVHVAGEVTTKAYADIPTLVRNKVLEIGYDSSKKGFDGASCGVSVSIGAQSPDIAQGVDTAYEKRVEGASQRDQEDELDKQGAGDQGLMFGYACDETPELMPLPIYLAHRLSRRLSEVRKNGTIPYLRPDGKTQVTIEYDGDKAIRLDTVVVSSQHASDIDLDSLLAPDIREFVVEHVLSQLIEDGIKLETEGYRLLVNPTGRFEIGGPMGDAGLTGRKIIIDTYGGMARHGGGAFSGKDPSKVDRSAAYAMRWVAKNVVAAGLAARCEVQVAYAIGKAEPVGLFVETFGTAAVETEKIEHAIGEVFDLRPAAIIRDLDLLRPIYSQTAAYGHFGRELPDFTWERTDRVDALRAAAGL; this is encoded by the coding sequence GTGTCCCGCCGTCTCTTCACCTCGGAGTCCGTGACCGAGGGTCACCCCGACAAGATCGCCGACCAGATCAGCGACACCATCCTCGACGCGCTCCTGCGGGAGGACCCCTCCTCCCGCGTCGCCGTCGAGACCCTGATCACCACCGGTCTGGTGCACGTTGCCGGAGAGGTCACGACCAAGGCCTACGCCGACATTCCGACGCTGGTCCGCAACAAGGTCCTGGAGATCGGCTACGACTCCTCCAAGAAGGGCTTCGACGGCGCCTCCTGCGGCGTCTCGGTGTCCATCGGCGCGCAGTCTCCGGACATCGCGCAGGGCGTCGACACCGCGTACGAGAAGCGGGTCGAGGGTGCCTCCCAGAGGGACCAGGAAGACGAGCTCGACAAGCAGGGCGCCGGCGACCAGGGCCTGATGTTCGGCTACGCCTGCGACGAGACCCCGGAGCTGATGCCGCTGCCGATCTACCTCGCGCACCGGCTCTCGCGCCGGCTGTCCGAGGTCCGCAAGAACGGGACCATCCCGTACCTGCGCCCCGACGGCAAGACCCAGGTCACCATCGAGTACGACGGCGACAAGGCCATCCGCCTCGACACCGTCGTCGTCTCCTCGCAGCACGCCAGCGACATCGACCTCGACTCGCTGCTCGCGCCCGACATCCGCGAGTTCGTCGTCGAGCACGTGCTGTCCCAGCTCATCGAGGACGGCATCAAGCTCGAAACCGAGGGCTACCGCCTCCTCGTCAACCCGACCGGCCGCTTCGAGATCGGCGGCCCGATGGGCGACGCGGGCCTGACCGGCCGCAAGATCATCATCGACACCTACGGGGGCATGGCCCGCCACGGCGGCGGCGCCTTCTCCGGCAAGGACCCGTCGAAGGTGGACCGCTCCGCCGCGTACGCCATGCGCTGGGTCGCCAAGAACGTCGTCGCCGCCGGGCTCGCCGCCCGCTGCGAGGTCCAGGTCGCGTACGCGATCGGCAAGGCCGAGCCGGTGGGCCTCTTCGTCGAGACCTTCGGCACCGCCGCGGTCGAGACCGAGAAGATCGAGCACGCCATCGGCGAGGTCTTCGACCTCCGCCCGGCCGCGATCATCCGCGACCTCGACCTGCTGCGCCCGATCTACTCCCAGACCGCCGCCTACGGCCACTTCGGCCGTGAGCTGCCGGACTTCACCTGGGAGCGCACGGACCGGGTGGACGCCCTGCGCGCCGCCGCCGGTCTGTAG
- the pyrF gene encoding orotidine-5'-phosphate decarboxylase, which translates to MTLEPFGARLRHAMDTRGPLCVGIDPHASLLTAWGLSDDIAGLERFTRTVVEALADRVAVLKPQSAFFERFGSRGIAVLEKAVEEARAAGALVLMDAKRGDIGSTMGAYAATYLDKDSPLFSDAVTVSPYLGFGSLRPALDAAAISGAGVFVLALTSNPEGAEVQRATAADGRPLAQLMLDHMAAENAGAAPLGSVGAVVGATLGDAGVDLAINGPLLAPGIGAQGATPADLPGVFGDAVGNVVPSVSRGVLRHGPDVAGLRDAAGRFADEVRTAVSDR; encoded by the coding sequence CTCGCTGCTCACCGCCTGGGGGCTGAGCGACGACATCGCCGGCCTGGAGCGGTTCACCCGGACCGTCGTCGAGGCGCTGGCCGACCGGGTCGCCGTGCTCAAGCCGCAGTCCGCGTTCTTCGAGCGCTTCGGCTCGCGCGGCATCGCGGTCCTGGAGAAGGCCGTCGAGGAGGCCCGCGCGGCCGGCGCCCTGGTCCTGATGGACGCCAAGCGCGGCGACATCGGCTCCACCATGGGTGCCTACGCGGCGACCTACCTGGACAAGGACTCGCCGCTGTTCTCGGACGCGGTCACCGTCTCGCCCTACCTCGGCTTCGGCTCGCTGCGCCCGGCGCTCGACGCGGCGGCGATCTCCGGCGCCGGCGTCTTCGTCCTCGCGCTGACCTCCAACCCGGAGGGCGCCGAGGTGCAGCGCGCCACCGCCGCCGACGGCCGTCCGCTGGCCCAGCTGATGCTCGACCACATGGCCGCCGAGAACGCGGGCGCCGCCCCGCTCGGCTCGGTCGGCGCGGTGGTCGGGGCCACGCTGGGCGACGCGGGAGTGGACCTCGCGATCAACGGCCCGCTGCTCGCACCGGGGATCGGCGCGCAGGGGGCGACCCCGGCGGACCTGCCGGGCGTCTTCGGGGACGCGGTGGGCAATGTGGTGCCCAGCGTGAGCCGGGGCGTGCTGCGCCACGGCCCGGACGTGGCGGGGCTGCGCGACGCGGCAGGGCGGTTCGCGGACGAGGTCCGGACGGCCGTCTCGGACCGCTGA
- a CDS encoding integration host factor, with protein MALPPLTPEQRAAALEKAAAARRERAEVKNRLKHSGASLHEVIKSGQENDVIGKMKVSALLESLPGVGKVRAKQIMERLGISESRRVRGLGSNQIASLEREFGGTAA; from the coding sequence GTGGCTCTTCCGCCCCTTACCCCTGAACAGCGCGCAGCCGCGCTCGAAAAGGCCGCCGCGGCTCGCCGGGAGCGGGCCGAGGTCAAGAATCGACTCAAGCACTCCGGCGCCTCCCTCCACGAGGTCATCAAGTCGGGCCAGGAGAACGACGTCATCGGCAAGATGAAGGTCTCCGCCCTGCTGGAGTCCCTGCCCGGCGTGGGCAAGGTCCGTGCCAAGCAGATCATGGAGCGGCTCGGCATCTCCGAGAGCCGCCGCGTGCGGGGTCTGGGCTCCAACCAGATCGCATCCCTGGAGCGCGAGTTCGGCGGCACCGCCGCCTGA